From Phaeodactylum tricornutum CCAP 1055/1 chromosome 23, whole genome shotgun sequence, one genomic window encodes:
- a CDS encoding predicted protein, which produces MEEESDFGDGWDDPDLDISIADGDDGASEPETATPPQTGGLFSSVTATHDPRPAWERHGSKGPNASSKDAGPQEEDLVPDGWDDDGLDEDDLLSVSSPDIDGRKPPSIAMPSSSMSIDEYVRHKSGDKAHETNNIFLKGDRRPAWETSSLSHQPESVAPSTSIQQADFFDDSFRKAAQSLSQKKSDSVVLSAGLSMNKPSKPNEWGDDDDFFSDEKDFDDDTAGLKDANTTVNEAVSTGKMDQELEPKKSFSAGQGEQQITNPSGWGDDDDLFSDESNDTPKETVIPSEQISLPAVLPSSDDATDGWNDDFSFNDEDAAAIEDGDSAPTVAHPSLIPVYPAARSRSHLYQDLEEYLDLLPHLTTSIHAVLEAEYNIPEKASELLQYYEERPGLLDYTVNKELLRMDYELIEPNPRTGGCPITVTDKTSIAQALRQDEMSLTGRCANQSLLADLLQVLTGPDRVVRPQYMATAVATSCNFQLDLQQSWVQCRTRLDLGLPTEDGRWKVANLDVYISVVLNPEQPYVEYQLEAIHPVARNADWAVKIQRVVEVLESLDLADDHSEGVDNAHSDIDYRDAFLQQSQSLMQNSVEGMRSTLQEIDSITGLSSKMKRMPAFLPDDVIQAAEEHTASSPHHRPQSILGGFMRQGLSRLAKQVALPEEDPTIYEEWKGSAVSRKPMQPRGQSPTLTTDLRGLKHLHEAKLYRSVSPKHPTVSPQVTRSPKQEFPKLYFGEAEADRMESISMTKKSPRSGGLQLYREENRQTAAKPESPVTKQLVDQNPSKPPTLMFPKLYGTESVSTSPQNYGSESQFPLPRSHSKLGRNPLPDKSVPQGDGWDDHDDFCKGISDGSFSASDLWQSGSELCAPIKPSFVVDDPNFVYNPVDGIIPTRTRWVNPYPGSRRLSSFQA; this is translated from the coding sequence GAGCGGCACGGATCGAAAGGACCGAATGCCTCCAGTAAGGACGCAGGCCCTCAGGAGGAAGACCTTGTTCCCGATGGATGGGATGACGACGGTTTAGACGAGGACGATCTGTTGTCTGTATCGTCGCCAGACATTGACGGTCGAAAACCGCCATCGATCGCGATGCCTTCCAGCTCTATGAGTATCGACGAGTATGTACGGCACAAATCCGGAGATAAAGCACACGAGACCAACAACATTTTTCTGAAGGGGGATCGTCGTCCTGCTTGGGAGACGTCCAGCTTGTCTCACCAACCAGAGAGTGTTGCCCCCAGCACGTCGATTCAGCAAGCCGATTTTTTCGACGATTCCTTCCGGAAAGCGGCCCAGAGCTTATCACAAAAAAAGTCAGACAGTGTTGTTCTATCGGCAGGTCTATCTATGAATAAGCCCTCAAAACCCAACGAATggggagacgacgacgatttcttcTCGGATGAGAAggattttgacgacgatACGGCTGGGCTAAAAGATGCGAACACCACCGTAAATGAGGCAGTTTCTACCGGTAAAATGGATCAGGAATTGGAGCCCAAGAAGTCCTTTAGCGCTGGGCAGGGCGAGCAGCAAATTACGAACCCAAGCGGGTGGGGAGATGATGACGATCTTTTCAGCGATGAAAGCAACGACACGCCGAAGGAAACTGTGATACCCTCCGAGCAAATTTCATTGCCAGCCGTCCTTCCCTCTTCGGACGATGCCACAGATGGGTGGAACGACGATTTTTCCTTCAACGATGAAGATGCAGCTGCGATAGAAGATGGCGACAGTGCTCCAACCGTAGCCCACCCTTCACTAATTCCTGTGTATCCGGCGGCTCGATCCAGATCACATCTATATCAGGACCTAGAGGAATATCTGGATCTGCTACCTCACCTGACGACATCCATTCACGCCGTTTTGGAAGCGGAATACAACATTCCAGAAAAAGCGTCAGAACTTCTTCAATACTACGAAGAACGCCCGGGTCTCTTAGACTACACTGTGAACAAGGAGCTATTGCGGATGGACTACGAGTTGATAGAGCCAAATCCGCGCACTGGTGGTTGTCCCATTACTGTGACTGACAAAACCTCGATTGCACAAGCCCTGCGACAAGATGAAATGTCCTTGACGGGGCGTTGTGCGAACCAGTCACTCCTGGCTGATTTACTACAAGTATTGACTGGCCCTGATCGTGTGGTCCGCCCACAGTACATGGCAACAGCGGTAGCGACTTCTTGTAACTTTCAACTCGACTTGCAACAATCTTGGGTACAGTGTCGTACCCGTCTTGATCTTGGCTTGCCGACCGAAGACGGTCGTTGGAAAGTGGCAAACTTGGATGTTTACATTTCGGTCGTGCTCAACCCGGAGCAGCCGTATGTAGAATACCAATTGGAGGCGATCCACCCTGTGGCCCGCAATGCGGATTGGGCTGTTAAAATTCAGAGAGTGGTAGAGGTTTTAGAAAGTCTTGACCTAGCCGATGATCATAGCGAAGGTGTCGACAATGCACATTCAGATATCGACTACCGTGACGCTTTTTTGCAACAATCCCAGTCTCTCATGCAAAACTCAGTAGAAGGCATGCGTTCCACCTTGCAAGAGATTGACTCAATTACAGGTCTGAGTAGCAAGATGAAGCGAATGCCAGCATTCTTACCAGATGATGTAATTCAGGCAGCTGAAGAGCACACGGCTTCATCGCCACACCATAGACCCCAGTCTATTTTGGGCGGTTTTATGAGACAGGGCTTGAGCCGACTTGCGAAGCAGGTGGCTCTTCCGGAGGAGGACCCAACGATCTATGAAGAGTGGAAGGGATCAGCGGTCTCTAGAAAGCCTATGCAACCTCGTGGACAGTCGCCAACTTTAACGACAGACCTGCGGGGGCTAAAGCATCTACACGAAGCTAAGTTGTATCGCTCTGTCTCGCCCAAACACCCGACAGTCTCACCACAAGTCACAAGGTCTCCGAAACAAGAGTTTCCAAAGCTGTATTTTGGTGAGGCAGAAGCAGATCGCATGGAATCAATCTCCATGACGAAAAAATCACCTCGTTCAGGAGGTTTGCAATTATATCGAGAAGAAAATCGGCAAACAGCTGCAAAACCTGAGTCTCCGGTGACAAAGCAACTAGTTGATCAGAATCCTTCGAAACCCCCGACGCTTATGTTTCCAAAGTTGTATGGTACAGAAAGTGTCAGTACAAGTCCTCAAAACTACGGCAGCGAATCGCAATTTCCGCTCCCTCGTAGTCATTCGAAACTTGGCAGGAATCCTCTCCCCGACAAAAGCGTTCCTCAAGGTGATGGCTGGGATGACCATGATGACTTTTGTAAGGGAATATCTGATGGCAGCTTTTCCGCCTCCGATTTATGGCAATCGGGGTCCGAGCTCTGTGCACCTATAAAACCATCGTTTGTCGTGGATGATCCCAATTTTGTCTACAATCCAGTGGACGGTATCATCCCAACACGAACACGATGGGTAAATCCATACCCAGGCAGTCGTCGGCTATCGTCATTCCAGGCTTAG
- a CDS encoding predicted protein, translating to MSGQANLASEKTSGIATTTSKKPVPKFGTLERPKATEDDGKLKNVGIKAGVPFVLFSVLAAWVVSNALDGKLKEMEVSQGKSSKSLRQAKLEVEHDEMLERLNKIVAKDFDNTKRIKRPQEVLEERRLERERRNRWYRRLYRWVMRIPEEAELNVNKNSRK from the coding sequence ATGTCTGGCCAGGCTAATTTAGCAAGTGAAAAAACGAGCGGGATAGCAACAACGACCTCTAAAAAGCCGGTGCCGAAATTTGGTACACTAGAACGACCCAAGGCTACTGAAGACGACGGAAAATTGAAAAATGTTGGCATCAAGGCGGGGGTTCCGTTTGTGCTGTTTTCAGTCTTAGCAGCGTGGGTCGTGAGCAACGCCTTGGACGGGAAACTCAAAGAGATGGAGGTTTCACAGGGaaaatcttccaaaagcttgcggCAAGCGAAATTGGAAGTGGAACATGACGAAATGCTGGAGCGCctcaacaaaattgtggCCAAGGACTTTGACAATACAAAACGAATAAAGCGACCACAGGAGGTTCTGGAAGAGCGCAGGTTGGAACGAGAACGACGTAATCGATGGTATCGGCGTCTATATCGCTGGGTGATGAGAATCCCAGAGGAAGCTGAACTTAACGTCAATAAAAATTCGCGAAAATAA
- a CDS encoding predicted protein, which produces MSGARTRQALSKLYPALRGPLQQVRADVFGQYANLNLGRSGYKESKRQLDGVYINQYYQDSIATSARKVFPGFLTEEEERRRIKLIQLRRRGKGPPKKGAGGRSKKKK; this is translated from the exons ATGTCTGGTGCAAGGACTCGTCAAGCCTTGTCGAAGCTGTATCCTGCTCTCCGAGGACCACTGCAGCAGGTCCGCGCCGACGTATTTGGGCAATATGCGAACCTCAATCTGGGCCGATCGGGGTACAAAGAAAGCAAGCGCCAACTGGATGGAGTATACATCAATCAATACTACCAGGATTCCATTGCTACCTCAGCTCGTAAG GTTTTTCCGGGCTTTTTAACAGAAGAGGAGGAACGCCGGAGAATCAAACTTATCCAGTTACGTCGACGAGGAAAGGGCCCGCCCAAAAAAGGCGCTGGTGGAcgatccaaaaagaaaaagtaa